The sequence GCGGTGCTGGCCACCAATGACGATGCCCAAACCTATGTCGATGGGTTACGGGATGCCTGGGAGCGACCACAATGCGTGTGTTAGCCACCCTGGCCCCGATACGGCTCCCTTGATTTACTATACGGAGGGGCATGCGCAGTATTTACCAACGCTGCGGGTTATTATGGGGCAGATTGCTCCCGATCAGATCCATGCGATCACCTCGGTGTTAACGCTCACCGAAACGCTGATGAAACCGCTGCTGCAGCAGCAGATGGCCCTCGTGCACCAGTATCGCCTCCTCTTTTATCAAACTGCGGCGCTGACGATGGTGCCGATTACGGCTCCGATTGCTGAGTTGGCGGCCACGCTCCGGGCGCAGTATGGGCTGTGGACTCCGGATGCGTTACAACTCGCGACGGCGATTGATGCGGTCTGTGATGCCTTTTTAACCAATGATTTTGCCTTGCAGCGGGTTACTGAGATACCAGTACTGGTGGTCGATGCCTTGGCAAAATCGGCTCCTTAACCGCCGTTCGGTTCACCGCATGCGGTCTGGTTTGCCCCTTAAAGGCATGGTAAGGATGACGACCACGGGTCGCATCGGCGAACGATGCAGCACGA is a genomic window of Chloroflexota bacterium containing:
- a CDS encoding PIN domain-containing protein → MTMPKPMSMGYGMPGSDHNACVSHPGPDTAPLIYYTEGHAQYLPTLRVIMGQIAPDQIHAITSVLTLTETLMKPLLQQQMALVHQYRLLFYQTAALTMVPITAPIAELAATLRAQYGLWTPDALQLATAIDAVCDAFLTNDFALQRVTEIPVLVVDALAKSAP